One genomic window of Sphingobacterium oryzagri includes the following:
- a CDS encoding TonB-dependent receptor → MIMMICSYVLGLVDAKAQSVGREIQGVVVDTAGIKLKGVTIRLTSSADTLTTTSSESGRYHFKHIQGQAIHLSYSMLGHKIVSKTISSLDRSSFIVIPTVVLTPQASLIEGVSIIKTIPVVYGDDTIQYNMDAFKFRANSLLEEALKQLPGIQVSRDGTVYAQGKQVSSVLVDGKKFFGGDVITATKNLPADFIKKIQVIDYFGDYATERGIKTEEPEKVINIVLKDDRKQISFGQATAGAGTSDRFIGSVGMNRFDDGQEFSVVGSVNNTNTSLFSFGSPSGVGEREKSLFDATDFVDPTDGLNNISALGFNFSDNLAENTVFSSSYSFTRKQNVTTGNSILRSNYIGNPISNVEDYRTTSDDYFHKFSAEFKHRFKNDDILEITPVFSYNRVYGGNGTRREINNNQIQNTGTYQDTSYQTNPNLDVNLLYAKVFKKPRRKFVANVVLNFNSQDRVEDVLDRYTSIDSSVRPPRYTRGDQQYFIEQKSGTDGIKAAVSYVEPFSDYSMIELFYDYELTDMTAVRRVEDKLKTEEFGNRFYVDSLGVSYNYRFSSSRVGLSYQYTPNKNFRTNIGFAVQPITLDGYLPREAMNYKYDNVNVVPTAGFKWRLNNELDWAVNYVGKNNQPNFTHIIPVRDNSNSQNIIVGNPELKAEFSNRISTTLRKFITTRSQYFETNFAYNNVLNKIVSDKTASTGSTSQETTFANANGYFDLKWYYLFNTPLFNESLQLDVVGSTDYYNNISFVNTERNKTRQLIYSQSLQLRYTWSDYFESLFNTNYVLNNASYTWPQHTEITAHSLLLSGATKGYISEHVTLGAEMSQRFNTGYESTFMNNNPTILNAYLEVSFLPNNMAMLRFQGFDLLDQNKNMGTYSQYIGNDLYEARNNRLGRYFMVTLNMRLQKYPKKK, encoded by the coding sequence ATGATCATGATGATCTGTTCCTATGTTTTAGGTCTGGTTGATGCTAAGGCACAATCTGTCGGGCGGGAGATACAAGGTGTTGTGGTCGATACGGCAGGAATTAAACTTAAAGGCGTCACCATTCGATTAACCAGCAGCGCCGATACGCTGACCACCACCAGTTCTGAGAGCGGCCGATATCATTTTAAACATATCCAAGGCCAGGCCATCCATTTGTCGTATAGTATGCTCGGCCACAAGATCGTGTCAAAAACCATTTCTTCCCTGGATCGGAGTTCCTTTATTGTTATCCCTACAGTCGTGTTGACGCCGCAAGCTTCGTTGATCGAAGGTGTTTCAATCATTAAAACCATTCCGGTTGTGTATGGAGACGATACGATTCAATATAACATGGACGCTTTTAAATTTCGGGCAAACTCGCTATTGGAAGAAGCGCTGAAACAGCTGCCGGGCATCCAAGTGTCTCGCGATGGTACGGTATACGCACAGGGCAAACAAGTATCTTCTGTGCTGGTTGATGGAAAGAAATTTTTTGGCGGTGATGTGATTACGGCTACCAAAAATCTGCCTGCCGATTTTATTAAAAAAATTCAAGTGATCGATTATTTCGGAGACTATGCAACAGAGCGCGGCATCAAAACGGAAGAACCGGAAAAAGTAATCAATATTGTATTAAAAGACGATCGCAAGCAGATATCCTTTGGACAGGCAACCGCTGGTGCGGGCACGAGCGACCGCTTTATCGGTAGCGTAGGCATGAACCGATTTGATGATGGACAAGAGTTTTCCGTCGTTGGCTCGGTCAATAACACCAATACCAGTTTGTTTTCTTTTGGTTCACCAAGCGGTGTGGGCGAGCGGGAAAAATCGCTGTTTGATGCGACAGACTTTGTTGACCCGACCGATGGTCTAAATAATATAAGTGCGCTGGGCTTTAATTTTTCAGATAACCTGGCCGAAAATACGGTGTTCAGTAGCAGTTATAGCTTCACACGCAAGCAAAACGTAACAACGGGTAACTCTATTCTTCGCTCCAATTATATTGGCAATCCCATTTCAAATGTCGAGGACTATCGTACGACTAGCGATGATTACTTTCATAAGTTCAGTGCCGAATTTAAACATCGCTTTAAAAACGATGATATTTTGGAAATAACACCCGTATTCTCTTACAATAGGGTGTACGGGGGAAATGGTACCCGACGCGAGATTAATAACAACCAGATCCAAAATACGGGAACTTATCAGGATACTTCTTACCAAACAAATCCAAATCTCGATGTTAACTTGCTATACGCTAAAGTATTCAAAAAACCAAGACGGAAGTTTGTCGCGAATGTCGTCTTGAATTTCAACAGTCAGGATAGGGTAGAAGATGTTCTGGATCGTTACACGTCAATCGATTCGTCGGTTAGGCCACCGCGCTATACACGCGGAGATCAGCAGTATTTTATTGAACAAAAAAGTGGTACAGACGGCATAAAAGCGGCAGTATCGTATGTCGAGCCTTTTTCTGATTACAGCATGATCGAACTGTTTTACGACTACGAACTCACGGATATGACGGCCGTAAGACGGGTAGAAGATAAATTAAAAACGGAAGAATTTGGCAATCGATTTTATGTAGACTCCCTTGGTGTGAGCTATAACTACCGTTTTAGCAGTAGCCGCGTAGGATTGAGCTATCAATATACGCCGAACAAAAATTTCCGAACGAATATCGGTTTCGCCGTGCAGCCCATTACGCTGGATGGCTACTTGCCTCGGGAAGCGATGAACTATAAATACGATAACGTGAATGTAGTGCCAACCGCTGGTTTTAAATGGCGCCTCAACAACGAATTGGACTGGGCCGTCAATTATGTTGGTAAAAATAACCAACCAAACTTTACCCATATTATTCCCGTACGCGATAATAGTAACTCGCAAAATATCATTGTCGGAAATCCGGAGTTGAAAGCGGAGTTTTCCAACCGGATCAGCACTACCTTGCGTAAGTTCATCACAACGCGAAGTCAATATTTTGAGACAAATTTTGCATACAACAATGTGCTCAATAAAATCGTTTCGGATAAAACCGCGTCAACCGGATCTACCAGCCAGGAAACAACGTTTGCGAATGCCAATGGTTATTTTGACCTTAAATGGTACTATTTGTTTAATACGCCGCTGTTTAATGAAAGTTTGCAGCTGGATGTGGTAGGCAGTACCGATTACTATAACAATATTTCTTTTGTCAATACCGAGCGGAATAAGACAAGGCAGTTAATCTATTCACAATCGCTGCAACTCCGCTACACCTGGAGTGATTATTTCGAGTCGCTTTTTAATACAAATTACGTATTGAATAACGCCAGTTACACCTGGCCTCAACATACCGAGATTACAGCGCACAGCCTTTTGCTGAGTGGCGCAACCAAAGGCTACATCAGTGAGCACGTCACCCTGGGCGCAGAAATGTCACAGCGCTTTAACACAGGCTATGAAAGTACCTTTATGAACAATAATCCGACGATTTTGAATGCCTACCTCGAAGTATCGTTCTTGCCAAACAACATGGCGATGCTTCGGTTTCAAGGCTTTGATTTGCTCGATCAAAACAAGAATATGGGTACCTATAGTCAATATATCGGTAACGATCTTTATGAAGCGCGCAATAACAGACTTGGTCGCTATTTTATGGTTACCTTAAATATGCGACTCCAAAAATATCCAAAGAAAAAATAA